GTGTCCGGAGTTGAGCGGGACCCTGCCAAGACAATAGTAGGCCTCTCCACGGATTGCCGGGTGTGAGTGCCCCACCAGCACTTCCATGGCATCTAGGAACGGCGCGCGTATATCGTCGCCCGCGTCCCGCACCTCGATATGAGCCTTACGCCTCAGACTGATGTCACCAGAAAGTGCACCGCTCACAAGGGGCCGCAACTCCTGGGTCATCCGCTCCGCCCCGGCCCTCTTGATCGCGGAAGAAGACAGCCTCTGGAGGTCAATGTGGTGCTGTGGGCTGGCCTCTAGGTCGAGTTCCTCTGCGAGCCTGGACAAGGCGGGGAGGAGGCTGGTCCTCACCTGGCCGACATCACACAGCACATCGTTGCGTAGGAACACGGGAACACTGCTGAGTCGGATTCTGTACCGTAGTGGGTAGATCCTCTTCCCAGCGTACCAGGCAGCTCCGAGTTCGAGCAACACCCATGTGCTCTTCCTGATCGAGTTCTGGCTGAGCAGGACCAGATGACCATGGCATACATGGATGGCATGGCGTAGTCTTGACCTCAGATCGTCCCCTGCAAACAGGTTCCGATCGTCCTTCCACACGCGGATGCCGTGCCCCGCCAGTTCATCACAGAGACGCTCCGCAACTCTCTGGTCTCTCCGGCTGTAACTCAGGAAGAGCAGAAGACCTTGCACTTTGAGCCCCCTCGACGCTGCAGTCCAGCGGTTCCAGACGGTACACCCGGGCGCATGCGGCGCACCGCTTCAGTGTACGAGCCGCCGCACTGCCGTCACGTATTCTTCGGCCAACGCCTCGGCCTCAGCGCGGTCGGGCGCCTCGCTGAGCACCCGGATCAGCGGCTCGGTGGCCGAGACGCGGATATAGACCCACCGGCGGTCATCCTGGTACTTGATGCCATCGGTGAGATCGGTGCGCTGCGGATCGGCCCAGTCCGGCTCGCCCTCCCCGCGCAGCTCCTCCAGCGCGCTGAAGGCGTGCTGCGTCGGGCAGGCGATGGTCGCCTTGGCCATGGCGTACTGCGAGATGCCCGCCACGATGCCGGCCAGGCTGCCACGCCGCGCCACGTGCTCGAGGATATGCGCCATGGTGGCGAGGCTGTCGTTGGCGTAGTTGAGCTTCGGGAACAGGCAGCCGCCGCTGCCCTC
This window of the bacterium genome carries:
- a CDS encoding toll/interleukin-1 receptor domain-containing protein encodes the protein MQGLLLFLSYSRRDQRVAERLCDELAGHGIRVWKDDRNLFAGDDLRSRLRHAIHVCHGHLVLLSQNSIRKSTWVLLELGAAWYAGKRIYPLRYRIRLSSVPVFLRNDVLCDVGQVRTSLLPALSRLAEELDLEASPQHHIDLQRLSSSAIKRAGAERMTQELRPLVSGALSGDISLRRKAHIEVRDAGDDIRAPFLDAMEVLVGHSHPAIRGEAYYCLGRVPLNSGHWRHAEAYFLKGLFDPSWFVRACCANVLRHRAPLSPDTVSELDRLLKVTLSDEGLLRGPGLQQAHEPENTFALPRFVYYAYLALDAHHGVS